The following nucleotide sequence is from Prosthecobacter dejongeii.
CAAAGCCACCACGCAGAACACGGGCGCAGCCGGTTGGGAGGCCTGGACCTCACAGCCAGGCGTGGTGCGCCGCTACGCCACCAATGGACAGGCACAGTCCGCTTATAAGCTCTACTCCAGCCCCGTGCTGGTGCTGCGTGACCCGGGGAATATCGAAGCTCAATTGTTGGCTGACGTCGTTCCAGCAGACTGGCAGGAGCGCCCTCATCGTTTTGTGGACTTGAATCGCCCAGCCGTGCGTTCCAACCCACAGGGGCAGCCGCTGCTACTGTTTCCCATCCTCGACCCGCGCGCGCAGGGGGACGGCACTCCGAGTGTCGGTGGCTTTTCCTACCGTGAACAAAATGCGGCCGGGCAGCAAGTGGGCGGTGTGCGCACAGCCGGGGGGGATCGCCAACGGGTGCCTATGCCTGTGGAATGGCTCTATGTCCTGAAGGATGGCACTCTAGGCAGCTTGGATCAGTCTCAAGAATTTGTGGGGCCTTCACCTGCCACCCCGCAGAACCCCATTGTCGGGCGTGTGGCTTTCTGGACGGATGACGAAGCCTCGAAGGTGAATATCAACACGGCCTCAGAACCTACCCCGTGGGCCATGCCAACCTTTTTTTATGAAGAGGATGCGAAGTATGCTCGCTATCAACCGGTGGGCGGTGAATTCCAGAGATACCCAGGGCACCCGGCCACGACGGCCTTGAGCCCGGTGCTGTTTCCGGGTCAACTTTTAAGCTCAGCGCAAAAAGAATCCATCTATGATCTCATTCCTAAAGTGGGGGCAGGGGGCAGCCGTGGCGGCACACGAGCCTACAGTGATCCAGACATCGCTGCCGTCGCTTTGTCCACCTTCCGGAAAGAACGCCTTTTTGCCAGTCTAGATGAGCTGCTCCTGAATGAAAACCGTCAGCCGAATACCCTGGGCAGCACCACGCTAAATGCCACAGACATTCAGCGGGCTGGGTTCTTCCTCACCGCACATAGTCGTGCACCTGAGGCCAATCCGCTCGGCCTGCCAAAGATCGCGGCCTGGCCAGTCAGTTACCGGGGGCCAGAATATCGTACTTCGTTTGATCAGCTCATAGCTCACTGCGGCACTCTGCGCACGGTCAACGGCACTCGCAGTTACGTCTTCCAGCGTGGGTGGGCAGACTCTCCCACCCAGGATGTGGATCACCCAGAAAACAAGGTGTTGCTGGAATATCTGGAGGAAGTGCTATCCCGGCCTGTTCCCGGATTCACCACTTCAGCGGGGCAAACATTTAACCAAAAGTACGACAAGGATTTGAATCAGATCCTGGTGGAAATTTTCGATTATGTTCGCAGTGTGAATCTGCATGACGGCAGTCTCATTCGTGGAACGGATAAGTTCGACGGTACAGGCAAGGCGCAAAATGCCATGCTAGGATACATCGCTGGGAGTGCCCGCCCCACCACCTTCAAGACCTTTACAGACCCGCGCTTTTTCGGGGCTGCCACGGATCCTGATGATCCTGATGCAGAAAGTGGCCAGGTAGAAAAGTTAGGCTTTCCAGGACATGGGCAGGTGACACCCGCCCGCTGGACGACCAAGAGTGGAGACGTGGTGCAGGGCTTTGGCCGCTTCCCCACCATCACAGAAGTGGGGCTGCATTTCATTTGCGCCGCAGACAACACCGATGATCCGAACAACCCTTTGATCGAAAAAGATCCTTCGATTGGCAAGCCGGGTGGCGGCAGCGCTAAGAAAGGCCAGCTAGGCACGAATCTGCCCAATGGCGCGGAAGATCGTTGGTACTCCAATTTTCCGCCTCGCCCGTATCCGGATCCCACGCTGAATCAGCCCAAGGATGATGTGAAGTATCCCTTCACAGGAGGCTTTCCTTATGGACCTGACAAGACACATCCAGGATATAAAAGAGACAATTGGAATCACCAGCTTCAGTCGAACACGCCTCTGAAACCAGGCTTCCGGCGTATCCAGGCGCGTTTGCTTCTAGAGTTCTTTATCCCCACGGCGGGTTATACTCTCATTGAGCCCGACCTCACGGTGAAGGTGAAAGGCCTGAGCAAATTCCGCGTCAATGGCAAGCCACTCTTCCTCAATGACGAGGAGCTTTTTTACACGGGCCGCAGGGCCACACACCCTGGAGCCCAAATGCAGGGTGGTTATGGCACGGGACTCAAAGGCCTGCTGCGCGGGCGTGAGGTGCCTGCTCGCTCCCCCATGCCCGCAGACGTGAGCTATGGAAATGATAACTGGGAAGTGAAGCCGACATCCTCCGTGAAGGATACCCAGTGCGTCTTGAATTATGACCTTATCAGCAACTTTGTGGACATTGAAGTCGGTCGCCAAGGGGAGTTGAACATGCTGCTCAGCAACACAGATCAGGTGCAAGCGGTGCCTTTGACCGTGGAGGTCTATTCGGGGCATCTGGGGCGCACCACTTCCACTCTAGAGACTCCTGCGGAACTGGTACAGACCCTGCAGCCAGAATTTCCTGCGGTGTCTCTGCGCCCTCCTACACTCGTGCGCACAGCGGCTCGTCCGGTGGGTCCTGACCAGGGGCGTGAGCCACCGGCTTGGTGGACGTTTTACACCCGAGGTGCGCTGGGTTTTAACGGTCGCGAGACATTGATCGGCCTGGATAAAAAAGCGCCTCAGGGTGGGGCGACTTTGCGTGGCCGCCTCTTCCGTCATCACATCGCCCCGCATGTGAATAATAAGCACACCATGGGTGCTTTCTTTTTTGGCTTTGATTCCGCGCAGCCCGGTGCTCCGCGCATCTTCCGCACTCAGGATAATGCCACCAACCAAAACCTCATTGATCAGGCGGAAGAGAAGGAAGGCAGCGACGTGGTGCAGACGGTCACCATTCGTCATGGGGACTATCGCCTGACTGCGGCGAAGCAAGTGGTGCCAGCAGCGGATTGGGCCTCACATCGTCATTATGGCAAACGCAGGTTGGCACATAGTTTAACCAACTTTGTATCCAATCATTTGCCTGGTTATGACTACGGCGGCAATACCGACTATGCCGACCGCTTGGTGCCCAATGTCGCTGGTGCAGGTTACCCCAACCATCGTCTGCCTGACTTCCCCTACCTGGCAGATGCACGCGAGGCCGCACATCGTTATGGCGATTTTGACAACGGCTCCGGCACCCATCGGGATGGTCCATACATCAATAAGCCGGATGAGGGGAATCTGAACATCGTGGCAGGCAATGGGGGCGTCGCTTACTTCAGTGAGAGTGCTCAGCACCGCACGACGGAGCAGGATTTTTATTCGCCCAATCGCATGATTCCCTCGCCCGTCATGTTCGGTTCGCTGCCCTCAGGCGTGCATGCGGGAGACCCTTGGAAAACGTTGCTATTCCGTCCTCAGCAAGGTCATCCAGGTGGGCCGACCAAGCTGGGGGGCAATAGCCCGGCTGACCATTTGTTGCTGGAATACTTCTGGATGCCCGTGGTGGAGCCGTATGCCATCAGCGAGCCGTTCTCCACGGCGGGTAAGGTGAATCTGAATTATCAAATTTTTCCCTTCACCCACATCCGCCGCGCCACGGCACTGCATGCAGCCTTAGCGGGGGAAGTGATCCATGCAGTGCCGACGGAGGATGCGCCTAACTACAAAGTATTTCCAGATGCCAACAACCAGAACGCATTTTGGGGCAGCACACAGGGGAAGCAGTGGCACTACAAGGTGGATGTGGAAAAGACCCTCGCTCAGTTTGAGCAGCGTTTCGCCCAGGGGCGCACTTTCATCAGTCCTAGCGAGATTTGCGACATCCACTTGGTACCCAAAGATGTGCCGGGGATTGAGGATCACACCAAGATGGATGACTTCTGGCGTGCTCACCGCCTCACGGGAGATAACACCCGCGAGCGTCCCTACGCTGGCCTTTATCCACGGGTGACCACGCGGTCAAATACCTTCCGCGTTCACTACATCGCACAGACGATCAAAAAAGCCCGTTCCTCAGGCCCTCAGACAATGGAAGAGGCCGATAAGATCACAGGTGAGTACCGCGGCTCCACGCTCATTGAGCGGCATTTGGACCCTACCCAACCTGACCTGCCTGACTTCGCGATCAATCCTTCAGGTCAGACGCTGGATCACTACCATCAGTTCCGCATCTTACAGACTCAGCGTTTTGGCTTTTAGATGGAGCCCTTTTTGAAGTGAGAACTGGACAGGCCCGGTGGGGAAATCTTCCCACCGGGTTTTTTGTATAAGACAGCAATCTGGACGTCCAAAAAATGAATTTAAATTCCCACTTGAACAGGGTGAATTAAGGGTTATCTAAATTCACACTCTTTCGATATGGTATATCGTGGGTGGCGCTGATCCCACGCAGGAAGGCGTTGTTTATCCCCCCCTTTAAACTCCTCCTTTCATGAACATTCCTGCTCTCCCTCGTTCTCTTCGCCGTGGTTTCTCTTTAGTGGAGGTCACTTTGGCCAGTGGCATAACGGCGCTGGCTCTGACCACTTTGCTGGGACTCATTCCTCAGGGGCTGACAAACATTAAAGAAGCGGGAAACTTAGCGGCTGAGACGAGGATCACTACCCACATCGTCGGCAGTATCAGCCAGGCTCCGTGGCAAGATGAAAATGGTCAAGATATCTTGGCCCCCGAGTTTAACACGCAACGTTATTTCTTTGATGATCAAGGGGTGGCCATTGAAGGCGAGGAACCCGGTGCAGATCTGGCCTATGTCGCCGTTGTCCATATTCCTGCTCGCGATGTGACCTTGCCCGCAGATGCTGCCGCTCCTGCGGACGATTCGGATGTGGATCCTTATTTACGCCGTATCACCGTGAAAGTGACGAGTGTGGCCAATAAAGATTTCGATTTTGAACACGCCTTGCCGATGGCCTATCGGACCCACACGACTTTGATCGCTCGCGTTGGACAGTGAGGTAGGTAGGCCTAACGAATGATTGATTGAGTATAGGACGATCAAAGATCGTCAGGTTCTAGAGGCTTTGAATGCAAGCTAGAGTCCCGTCCCTCCCCCCTATGCGACCTTAACTGAGGAGCTATCGCCCCATGAATATTTCCGCCTACTTCCTACCTAGCCGCAGGCCGTTTCGGCCAGCCTTTACCTTGGTCGAGTTGCTCGTTTCCACGGCGGTCCTGTCTATATTGTTGCTTGTGACGTTGTCGGCTTTGGAAACCATGCAGCGTTCCTGGCGGGAGACGAAGGGGAAGGTGAATCAGTTCCGTGGCGCGCGTATCGCTTTTGAGACGCTCACACGGAATTTGTCCCAAGCGACGCTCAATACCTATTGGGATTATCATTTCACGGCGACTGAGTCGAACGTGCCACCTGCGGATGTGGCCTCGCCACCAGCAGGGTATGTGCGTCAGTCAGAATTGGATTTTCGGGTGCTCCCAGGCGTGGAAGTGGGCACGGGTGAAGAGGCTTCAGAGCTCCCGGGTCATGCCTTGTTTTTTCAAGCTCCCTTAGGGCTTAGTCAGGGGTATCGTGGGCTGGGAAATCTCCTGAATGCACGAGGTTATTACGTGCGCTTTCAGAGCAATGAGGATCAGCGCCCAGCTTTCCTCCCGGGTGGGGTGGTGCCAGTGAAGTTTCGTTATCAATTGATGGAGTACCGCCCACCCGCTGAACAGGTGGCCATCCCCGCCACGACTGCCAATACTGGCGGCGGGGCCAATCAAACGGTACAGGGGAACACGGTTTACACCCGACCTGACTGGTTTAAGCAGGATTTGGAAACAGCCTCCAGACCCATTGCAGATAATATCCTGCTGCTTTTGATCAGCCCTCAGGTGCCGATTCAGGCTGCCGAAGCCGCAGCCAAAGCCCCCTACTGGTTAGCTCCGCTTTTCCGTTACTCATCCAGAGATGCTAACAATACGACCCCGGCACTGGATAAACCCACTCTGCGGCGTGACGGTACCTTGGATCAAGGCACTCGCCATCTGCTGCCGCCTCTAGTGCGGGTCACTCTGGTGGCAGGAGAAGAGGGCTCGCTCAACCAATGGCATGCAGCAAATGGGAACGCTGCCGTGGATATTTGTGCAGCTGCGGATGCTCCCTTTGCGGAGGCTCGTCATTATGATCGGGATCTCACCCGTTTGAAGGAATACCTCACGCGAGAGAGGCTGAATTTTCGAGTCTTTACCGCTACGGTTCCCATGCGAAATGCAGCCTGGGACAGCACCACTTATTAAAGGAATTGCACTTATTGTTAGACTTTTGTGACCTCAGTTCGGCTGAGGCAGAAATGATTTCATCATTCAATTTGTTATGAAGACTCTCCCTTCTCCGAGGCCAGTTCGTGCTGGTTTCAC
It contains:
- the vccA gene encoding Verru_Chthon cassette protein A — translated: MKVFSHPSSRRRGIALVTVISLVALMTMLIVAMLSISQTELKSAHVSADGQQARQLSEVAVNMVISQLRKATTQNTGAAGWEAWTSQPGVVRRYATNGQAQSAYKLYSSPVLVLRDPGNIEAQLLADVVPADWQERPHRFVDLNRPAVRSNPQGQPLLLFPILDPRAQGDGTPSVGGFSYREQNAAGQQVGGVRTAGGDRQRVPMPVEWLYVLKDGTLGSLDQSQEFVGPSPATPQNPIVGRVAFWTDDEASKVNINTASEPTPWAMPTFFYEEDAKYARYQPVGGEFQRYPGHPATTALSPVLFPGQLLSSAQKESIYDLIPKVGAGGSRGGTRAYSDPDIAAVALSTFRKERLFASLDELLLNENRQPNTLGSTTLNATDIQRAGFFLTAHSRAPEANPLGLPKIAAWPVSYRGPEYRTSFDQLIAHCGTLRTVNGTRSYVFQRGWADSPTQDVDHPENKVLLEYLEEVLSRPVPGFTTSAGQTFNQKYDKDLNQILVEIFDYVRSVNLHDGSLIRGTDKFDGTGKAQNAMLGYIAGSARPTTFKTFTDPRFFGAATDPDDPDAESGQVEKLGFPGHGQVTPARWTTKSGDVVQGFGRFPTITEVGLHFICAADNTDDPNNPLIEKDPSIGKPGGGSAKKGQLGTNLPNGAEDRWYSNFPPRPYPDPTLNQPKDDVKYPFTGGFPYGPDKTHPGYKRDNWNHQLQSNTPLKPGFRRIQARLLLEFFIPTAGYTLIEPDLTVKVKGLSKFRVNGKPLFLNDEELFYTGRRATHPGAQMQGGYGTGLKGLLRGREVPARSPMPADVSYGNDNWEVKPTSSVKDTQCVLNYDLISNFVDIEVGRQGELNMLLSNTDQVQAVPLTVEVYSGHLGRTTSTLETPAELVQTLQPEFPAVSLRPPTLVRTAARPVGPDQGREPPAWWTFYTRGALGFNGRETLIGLDKKAPQGGATLRGRLFRHHIAPHVNNKHTMGAFFFGFDSAQPGAPRIFRTQDNATNQNLIDQAEEKEGSDVVQTVTIRHGDYRLTAAKQVVPAADWASHRHYGKRRLAHSLTNFVSNHLPGYDYGGNTDYADRLVPNVAGAGYPNHRLPDFPYLADAREAAHRYGDFDNGSGTHRDGPYINKPDEGNLNIVAGNGGVAYFSESAQHRTTEQDFYSPNRMIPSPVMFGSLPSGVHAGDPWKTLLFRPQQGHPGGPTKLGGNSPADHLLLEYFWMPVVEPYAISEPFSTAGKVNLNYQIFPFTHIRRATALHAALAGEVIHAVPTEDAPNYKVFPDANNQNAFWGSTQGKQWHYKVDVEKTLAQFEQRFAQGRTFISPSEICDIHLVPKDVPGIEDHTKMDDFWRAHRLTGDNTRERPYAGLYPRVTTRSNTFRVHYIAQTIKKARSSGPQTMEEADKITGEYRGSTLIERHLDPTQPDLPDFAINPSGQTLDHYHQFRILQTQRFGF
- the vccB gene encoding Verru_Chthon cassette protein B, whose protein sequence is MNIPALPRSLRRGFSLVEVTLASGITALALTTLLGLIPQGLTNIKEAGNLAAETRITTHIVGSISQAPWQDENGQDILAPEFNTQRYFFDDQGVAIEGEEPGADLAYVAVVHIPARDVTLPADAAAPADDSDVDPYLRRITVKVTSVANKDFDFEHALPMAYRTHTTLIARVGQ
- the vccC gene encoding Verru_Chthon cassette protein C; translated protein: MNISAYFLPSRRPFRPAFTLVELLVSTAVLSILLLVTLSALETMQRSWRETKGKVNQFRGARIAFETLTRNLSQATLNTYWDYHFTATESNVPPADVASPPAGYVRQSELDFRVLPGVEVGTGEEASELPGHALFFQAPLGLSQGYRGLGNLLNARGYYVRFQSNEDQRPAFLPGGVVPVKFRYQLMEYRPPAEQVAIPATTANTGGGANQTVQGNTVYTRPDWFKQDLETASRPIADNILLLLISPQVPIQAAEAAAKAPYWLAPLFRYSSRDANNTTPALDKPTLRRDGTLDQGTRHLLPPLVRVTLVAGEEGSLNQWHAANGNAAVDICAAADAPFAEARHYDRDLTRLKEYLTRERLNFRVFTATVPMRNAAWDSTTY